The following proteins come from a genomic window of Micromonospora echinofusca:
- a CDS encoding ATP-binding cassette domain-containing protein, with product MHDDSTAIEAEGLRKRYGDTQALAGLDLTVPAGTVCGLLGPNGAGKTTAVRVLSTLLRPDAGAARVAGADVLRQPERVRARIGLVGQHAALDEVLSGRQNLVLFGRLHHLGSARARARAADLLARFDLTDAADRPVGTYSGGMRRRLDLAASLILDPPVLFLDEPTTGLDPRARAQVWDAVRGLVADGTTVLLTTQYLEEADQLAHTVRVVDGGRVVADGTPEQLKTALGGDRVDVVLTRADDLDRAVRVVGAAVAATPVVDAVGLRLSVAVTGRVAALGAVLRALHDAGLAAADVAVRRPTLDEVFLRLTGGDSPTARPDGEKVSA from the coding sequence ATGCACGACGACTCAACGGCGATCGAGGCCGAGGGACTACGCAAGCGCTACGGCGACACGCAGGCCCTCGCCGGGCTGGATCTCACCGTGCCCGCCGGCACCGTCTGCGGGCTGCTCGGCCCGAACGGGGCGGGCAAGACCACGGCCGTACGGGTGCTGAGCACCCTGCTGCGGCCCGACGCCGGCGCGGCGCGGGTGGCTGGCGCCGACGTGCTGCGCCAGCCCGAGCGGGTGCGCGCCCGCATCGGTCTGGTCGGCCAGCACGCCGCGCTCGACGAGGTGCTCAGTGGCCGGCAGAACCTGGTGCTGTTCGGTCGGCTGCACCACCTCGGCAGCGCGCGGGCCCGCGCCCGGGCCGCCGACCTGCTGGCCCGCTTCGACCTGACCGACGCCGCCGACCGGCCCGTGGGCACCTACTCCGGCGGGATGCGCCGCCGCCTCGACCTGGCGGCGAGCCTGATCCTCGACCCGCCGGTGCTCTTCCTCGACGAGCCCACCACCGGCCTCGACCCGCGCGCCCGCGCCCAGGTGTGGGACGCCGTACGCGGGCTCGTCGCCGACGGCACCACCGTGCTGCTGACTACGCAGTACCTGGAGGAGGCCGACCAGCTCGCCCACACCGTCCGGGTCGTCGACGGCGGCCGGGTCGTCGCCGACGGCACCCCGGAGCAGCTGAAGACCGCGCTCGGTGGCGACCGCGTCGACGTCGTGCTGACCCGCGCCGACGACCTGGACCGGGCCGTACGCGTCGTCGGCGCCGCCGTCGCGGCGACCCCCGTCGTCGACGCGGTGGGCCTGCGCCTCAGCGTCGCCGTCACCGGGCGGGTGGCCGCGCTGGGCGCCGTGCTGCGGGCCCTGCACGACGCCGGCCTGGCCGCCGCCGACGTCGCGGTGCGCCGTCCCACCCTCGACGAGGTGTTCCTGCGGCTCACCGGCGGCGACTCCCCCACCGCCCGCCCCGACGGGGAGAAGGTGAGCGCATGA
- a CDS encoding GNAT family N-acetyltransferase translates to MPVRAEHDRAVLAALLGRDPVLHAYQLGDLDDFFWPYTSWFRRDEEVALLYHGAETPTLLAFAPPRRAGRLAALLREVAPVLPAHLWAHLSPGVEPALAGAFRMDAAGPHHRMALTDPARLDGQVAAGTVLHAGDLPALHRLCEVAYPGNWFDPRMLDTGQYVGVRDGGELVAVAGVHVFSPAYRVAALGNVTTHPRWRGRGLAAAAVTTLCRRLRERVTHVTLNVKADNAAAVRLYGRLGFTRVADYGEYALHAHQR, encoded by the coding sequence ATGCCGGTACGCGCCGAACACGACCGCGCCGTCCTCGCCGCGCTGCTCGGGCGGGACCCGGTGCTGCACGCGTACCAGCTCGGCGACCTGGACGACTTCTTCTGGCCGTACACCTCCTGGTTCCGCCGCGACGAGGAGGTGGCGTTGCTCTACCACGGCGCCGAGACGCCCACGCTGCTGGCGTTCGCGCCGCCGCGCCGGGCCGGGCGGCTGGCGGCGCTGCTGCGCGAGGTGGCGCCGGTGCTGCCGGCCCACCTGTGGGCGCACCTGTCCCCCGGCGTGGAGCCGGCCCTGGCGGGGGCGTTCCGGATGGATGCGGCCGGCCCGCACCACCGGATGGCGTTGACGGATCCGGCGCGGCTGGACGGGCAGGTCGCGGCGGGTACGGTGCTGCACGCCGGCGACCTGCCGGCGCTGCACCGCCTCTGCGAGGTCGCCTACCCGGGCAACTGGTTCGATCCCCGGATGCTCGACACCGGCCAGTACGTGGGGGTGCGCGACGGCGGCGAGCTGGTGGCGGTCGCCGGGGTGCACGTGTTCTCCCCGGCGTACAGGGTCGCGGCGCTGGGCAACGTGACCACCCATCCCCGGTGGCGCGGGCGAGGGCTGGCCGCCGCGGCGGTGACCACCCTGTGCCGGCGGCTGCGCGAGCGCGTCACCCACGTCACGCTCAACGTGAAGGCGGACAACGCGGCGGCGGTGCGGCTCTACGGGCGCCTGGGCTTCACCCGGGTGGCCGACTACGGCGAGTACGCGCTGCACGCCCACCAGCGGTGA
- a CDS encoding TetR/AcrR family transcriptional regulator, producing MTTEYSGTGDPARSLALLWRTRERTSRKGRPDLSVDRIVRAAIEVADAEGLAALSMRRVAERLGVGTMSLYTYVPGKGELLDVMLDTVYGETARPDDVPGGWRGRLTHIARESWALYLRHPWLLQVATTRPPLGPNVIARYEYELRAVDGIGLTDLEMDAVVTLVSGYVHGTVRSAVEAAQAAAHTGMTEQQWWQAHAPYLEKALDPRRYPLAARVGTAAGQEYQAAADPHGAFEFGLARILDGIEVLVAARPDATAATDDR from the coding sequence ATGACGACCGAGTACAGCGGCACCGGCGACCCGGCACGCAGCCTCGCCCTGCTCTGGCGCACCCGCGAACGCACCAGCCGCAAGGGCCGACCCGACCTGTCCGTGGACCGCATCGTGCGCGCCGCCATCGAGGTGGCCGACGCCGAGGGCCTCGCCGCCCTGTCCATGCGCCGCGTCGCCGAACGACTCGGCGTGGGCACCATGTCCCTCTACACCTACGTGCCCGGCAAGGGCGAACTGCTCGACGTCATGCTCGACACCGTCTACGGCGAGACCGCCCGCCCCGACGACGTGCCCGGCGGCTGGCGCGGCCGACTCACCCACATCGCCCGCGAGTCCTGGGCGCTCTACCTGCGCCACCCCTGGCTGCTGCAGGTCGCCACCACCCGCCCCCCGCTGGGCCCCAACGTCATCGCCCGCTACGAGTACGAGCTGCGCGCCGTCGACGGCATCGGCCTGACCGACCTGGAGATGGACGCCGTCGTCACCCTCGTCTCCGGCTACGTGCACGGCACCGTACGCAGCGCCGTGGAGGCCGCCCAGGCCGCCGCGCACACCGGCATGACCGAGCAGCAGTGGTGGCAGGCCCACGCCCCCTACCTGGAGAAGGCCCTCGACCCGCGCCGCTACCCCCTGGCCGCGCGCGTCGGCACCGCAGCCGGCCAGGAGTACCAGGCCGCCGCCGACCCCCACGGCGCGTTCGAATTCGGCCTGGCCCGCATCCTCGACGGCATCGAGGTGCTCGTCGCCGCCCGCCCGGACGCCACCGCCGCGACCGACGACCGATAA
- a CDS encoding ABC transporter permease, whose protein sequence is MSATSVRPVPRRLRWAVADGVTLTGRAVAHWRRQPGQFVVGLLFPVLMVLMFGYLFGGAMSVPGGGDYREFLLPGMFAMTMLFGIESTYAAVATDAARGVTDRFRSLPMASSAVLAGRATADLLHSAAGLAVMLACGVAVGWQWRSGVPAALGAVGLLLLLRFALIWVGIHLALVLRRPESVVMLQILVWPLGFTSNAFVSPDTMPGWLAAVAAWNPLSATVAACRHLFANPGAGGDTFPAQHAVALAVAWPLLLIAVFVPLAVRRYRRLGR, encoded by the coding sequence ATGAGCGCGACGAGCGTGCGGCCCGTGCCGCGGCGCCTGCGCTGGGCCGTCGCCGACGGCGTCACCCTCACCGGCCGGGCGGTGGCGCACTGGCGGCGCCAACCCGGCCAGTTCGTCGTCGGACTGCTCTTCCCGGTGCTGATGGTGCTGATGTTCGGCTACCTGTTCGGCGGCGCGATGAGCGTGCCCGGCGGCGGCGACTACCGCGAGTTCCTGCTGCCCGGCATGTTCGCCATGACGATGCTGTTCGGCATCGAGTCGACGTACGCGGCCGTGGCCACCGACGCCGCGCGCGGCGTCACCGACCGGTTCCGGTCGCTGCCGATGGCGTCCTCGGCGGTGCTCGCCGGCCGGGCCACCGCGGACCTGCTGCACAGCGCCGCCGGCCTGGCCGTCATGCTCGCCTGCGGCGTCGCCGTCGGCTGGCAGTGGCGCTCCGGCGTCCCGGCCGCGCTGGGCGCCGTCGGGCTGCTCCTGCTGCTGCGCTTCGCCCTGATCTGGGTCGGCATCCACCTGGCGCTGGTGCTGCGCAGACCCGAGTCGGTGGTGATGCTGCAGATCCTCGTCTGGCCGCTCGGGTTCACCTCCAACGCGTTCGTCTCCCCCGACACCATGCCCGGCTGGCTCGCCGCCGTCGCCGCGTGGAACCCGCTGTCGGCGACCGTCGCGGCCTGCCGGCACCTGTTCGCCAACCCCGGCGCGGGCGGCGACACGTTCCCCGCGCAGCACGCCGTCGCGCTCGCCGTGGCGTGGCCGCTGCTGCTGATCGCCGTGTTCGTGCCCCTGGCGGTACGCCGCTACCGCAGGCTCGGCCGGTGA
- a CDS encoding sulfite exporter TauE/SafE family protein, whose amino-acid sequence MDPLSLTTLLAAAAVAGWIDAVVGGGGLLLLPVLLVAAPGMPVASALGTNKLTAIAGTATAAVTYARRTKIDWAVAGPAAGLAMCCAGVGAALAGAVPASAYRPVVLVVLVSVAAFVVLRPRLGVVAQPHRRTRVRVGVAVLVAGVGIGLYDGLVGPGTGTFLVVAFTALVGADFVHGSAMAKVVNVGTNLGALAVFAATGHVWWLLGAAMAVCNIAGAALGARMALRRGSGFVRVVLLVVVVALVGKLGFDQWVAA is encoded by the coding sequence GTGGATCCCCTGTCGTTGACGACTCTGCTCGCCGCGGCCGCTGTGGCCGGTTGGATCGACGCGGTGGTGGGTGGTGGTGGGTTGCTGTTGTTGCCGGTGTTGCTGGTGGCGGCGCCGGGGATGCCGGTGGCGTCGGCGTTGGGTACGAACAAGTTGACGGCGATCGCGGGGACGGCGACGGCGGCGGTGACGTACGCGCGGCGTACGAAGATCGATTGGGCGGTGGCGGGGCCGGCGGCGGGGTTGGCGATGTGTTGTGCGGGGGTGGGTGCGGCGTTGGCGGGTGCGGTGCCGGCGTCGGCGTACCGGCCGGTGGTGTTGGTGGTGTTGGTGTCGGTGGCGGCGTTCGTGGTGTTGCGGCCGCGGTTGGGTGTGGTGGCGCAGCCGCATCGGCGTACGCGGGTGCGGGTGGGTGTGGCGGTGCTCGTGGCGGGGGTGGGTATCGGGTTGTACGACGGGTTGGTGGGCCCGGGTACGGGGACGTTTCTGGTGGTGGCCTTCACGGCGTTGGTGGGGGCGGACTTCGTGCACGGTTCGGCGATGGCGAAGGTCGTGAACGTGGGCACGAACCTGGGGGCGTTGGCCGTGTTCGCGGCGACGGGGCACGTGTGGTGGCTGCTGGGGGCGGCGATGGCGGTGTGCAACATCGCGGGGGCGGCGTTGGGGGCGCGGATGGCGTTGCGGCGTGGCTCGGGTTTCGTGCGGGTCGTGTTGTTGGTGGTGGTGGTGGCGTTGGTCGGCAAGTTGGGTTTCGACCAGTGGGTGGCGGCCTGA
- the def gene encoding peptide deformylase, which translates to MTMRPIRIIGDPVLRTPSEPVTSFDTELRALVTDLMDTLLGAPGRAGVAAPQIGVNAQVFVYDADGERGHLVNPTLELSEELQDDDEGCLSIPGLYFPTPRALHATAHGFDQHGEPLTISGSGFLARALQHETDHLAGRLYVDTLRGDTRRKALREIRAGRFDSPSRHG; encoded by the coding sequence ATGACCATGCGTCCCATCAGGATCATCGGTGACCCCGTGCTGCGCACCCCCAGCGAGCCCGTCACCAGCTTCGACACCGAGCTGCGCGCCCTGGTCACGGACCTGATGGACACCCTGCTCGGCGCACCCGGGCGCGCCGGCGTCGCCGCCCCCCAGATCGGCGTCAACGCCCAGGTGTTCGTCTACGACGCCGACGGCGAGCGCGGCCACCTGGTCAACCCGACGCTGGAGCTGTCGGAGGAACTCCAGGACGACGACGAGGGCTGCCTGTCGATCCCCGGGCTCTACTTCCCGACCCCGCGCGCCCTGCACGCCACCGCCCACGGCTTCGACCAGCACGGCGAGCCGCTGACCATCTCGGGCAGCGGCTTCCTCGCCCGGGCCCTGCAACACGAGACCGACCACCTCGCCGGGCGCCTCTACGTCGACACGCTGCGCGGCGACACCCGCCGCAAGGCGCTGCGGGAGATCCGCGCCGGGCGTTTCGACTCACCCAGCCGCCACGGCTGA
- a CDS encoding endonuclease/exonuclease/phosphatase family protein codes for MRLATFNLLHGRSLADGIVDPDRLTAAVTALDADVLALQEVDRDQSRSGNLDLTAIAARALHADEHRFAAAVVGTPGEQFRPLTHDDDGHGEPCYGVGLVTRHRVRTWQVTRLRPAPVRSPVYVPGPRGGLILLRDEPRVVLAAVLDTPHGQLTVAATHLSFVPGWNAHQLRQTVRALRTLPAPRVLLGDLNLPAGPARLLTGWHPLGRRPTYPAGQPRVQLDHILADRHGLDRLPPVTAVHTPLSTISDHRPLLVDLG; via the coding sequence GTGCGCCTGGCCACCTTCAACCTGCTACACGGCCGGTCCCTCGCCGACGGAATCGTCGACCCCGACCGACTCACCGCCGCCGTCACCGCCCTCGACGCCGACGTCCTCGCCCTGCAGGAAGTCGACCGCGACCAGAGCCGCAGCGGCAACCTCGACCTCACCGCCATCGCCGCGCGCGCCCTCCACGCCGACGAACACCGCTTCGCCGCCGCCGTCGTCGGCACCCCCGGCGAACAATTCCGCCCCCTCACCCACGACGACGACGGACACGGCGAACCCTGCTACGGCGTCGGCCTCGTCACCCGCCACCGCGTCCGCACCTGGCAGGTCACCCGACTGCGCCCCGCCCCCGTACGCTCACCCGTCTACGTCCCCGGCCCCCGCGGCGGACTCATCCTCCTGCGCGACGAACCCCGCGTCGTCCTCGCCGCAGTCCTCGACACCCCACACGGCCAACTCACCGTCGCCGCCACCCACCTGTCCTTCGTCCCCGGCTGGAACGCCCACCAACTGCGCCAGACCGTCCGCGCCCTACGTACCCTGCCCGCCCCACGCGTCCTCCTCGGCGACCTCAACCTGCCCGCCGGCCCCGCCCGACTCCTCACCGGCTGGCACCCCCTCGGCCGCCGCCCCACCTACCCCGCCGGACAACCCCGCGTCCAACTCGACCACATCCTCGCCGACCGCCACGGCCTCGACCGCCTACCACCCGTCACCGCCGTACACACCCCGCTGTCCACCATCTCCGACCACCGCCCCCTCCTGGTCGACCTCGGCTGA
- a CDS encoding malonic semialdehyde reductase: MTDVHPPLINLDPEAQALLFTDARTANTFTDEPVTDEHLRAIHELAKYPPTAANTQPLRILYVRPGEARTRLVTHMSEGNQAKTAAAPMVAVLAADTDFHEHIPRVFPIRPQMRDDLAGNPDARERMARFNATLQIGYYLLAVRAAGLAAGPMAGFDAAAVDREFFTDSTWKTLLVVNIGRPGDNAWFPRLPRLDYTDVVRHA, encoded by the coding sequence ATGACCGACGTCCACCCGCCCCTGATCAACCTGGACCCCGAGGCCCAGGCGCTGCTGTTCACCGACGCCCGCACCGCCAACACCTTCACCGACGAACCCGTCACCGACGAACACCTGCGCGCCATCCACGAACTCGCCAAGTACCCGCCCACCGCCGCCAACACCCAGCCCCTGCGCATCCTCTACGTACGCCCCGGCGAAGCCCGCACCCGCCTCGTCACCCACATGAGCGAAGGCAACCAGGCCAAGACCGCCGCCGCCCCCATGGTCGCCGTACTCGCCGCTGACACCGACTTCCACGAGCACATCCCGCGGGTGTTCCCCATCCGCCCCCAGATGCGCGACGACCTCGCCGGCAACCCCGACGCCCGCGAGCGCATGGCCCGTTTCAACGCCACCCTCCAGATCGGCTACTACCTGCTCGCCGTACGCGCCGCCGGCCTCGCCGCCGGACCCATGGCCGGCTTCGACGCCGCCGCCGTCGACCGCGAGTTCTTCACCGACAGCACCTGGAAGACCCTGCTCGTGGTCAACATCGGCCGCCCCGGCGACAACGCCTGGTTCCCGCGCCTGCCCCGCCTCGACTACACCGACGTCGTCCGGCACGCCTGA
- a CDS encoding winged helix-turn-helix transcriptional regulator has translation MTVRPEAGDTPRTCDGGVTRAFAFLGKRWNGMLLSTLADGPAGFAELTRALPGISESVLSDRLGELVRVGLVSRTVRQGPPLGVSYELTGPGAALLPVLDALGRWAHEHLPAEADTGC, from the coding sequence ATGACGGTCAGGCCGGAGGCGGGCGACACGCCCCGCACGTGTGACGGGGGCGTGACCCGGGCCTTCGCGTTTCTGGGCAAGCGGTGGAACGGCATGCTGCTGAGCACCCTCGCCGACGGGCCCGCCGGGTTCGCCGAGCTGACCCGCGCCCTGCCCGGGATCAGCGAGTCGGTGCTGTCGGACCGGCTGGGCGAGCTGGTGCGGGTCGGGCTGGTCAGCCGCACGGTCCGGCAGGGTCCCCCGCTGGGCGTGAGCTACGAGCTCACCGGGCCGGGCGCGGCACTGCTGCCGGTGCTGGACGCGCTGGGCCGGTGGGCGCACGAGCACCTTCCCGCCGAGGCGGACACGGGCTGCTGA